Genomic window (Littorina saxatilis isolate snail1 unplaced genomic scaffold, US_GU_Lsax_2.0 scaffold_1402, whole genome shotgun sequence):
agtcagtcagtcagtcagtctctctctctctctctctctctctctctctctctctctctctctctctctctctctctattcctgtCACCGCCCTCAATCTATGCCTTGTACAATGATCTGGTAATTTTAtttaagtttattttatttaattaattttatttaagtttttaccttgtgttttgtgttgaaaaataaatacatactccagaattgacaaaaagtgtcttgtacattttacgtgttctttgtaaaatattgccccagcccctccacctgtgaagaaaggacacctgtctaatagggacaccattaccataccccaagggtgtcctttagagacaggttttactgtactgcCGAACAACACTTTTCTTCCAAGTTCCATTGTAACGAAACACTTGCCTGGAATTGTAATGTCTTTTATACACTTCAATACCTGCATGCCCACTGATAAAATGGAGCCACAACCCCAAACCAAATATAATATcccatctaaaaaaaaagtcacatcCCCAAACGCAAAATAGTTAACCCTAACTGCCGGATGCAAattgaaacacatttttttcattagttttaattatattttgcctgaggaaaacaaaacagcctgaaatggactgggtggtcgagtggtaacgcacttgcgctcggaagcgagaggttgcgagttcgaacctgggtcagggcgttagcaattttctcccccctttcctaacctaggtggtgggttcaagtgctagtctttcggatgagacgaaaaaccgaggtcccttcgtgtacactacattggggtgtgcacgttaaagatcccatgattgacaaaagggtctttcctggcaaaattgtataggcatagataaaaaatgtccaccaaatacccgtttgacttggaataataggccgcgaaaagtaaatattcgccgtaatggcttgaggtttactggccgatgtgaatgcgttatatattgtgcgtaaaaaaagtctgtttgtctgtaaaaaaaattcaatttcaaacggcagaaattaatatgtaaactGAAGCGCAGAGAGCAACGGTTAATTGTgtttcgcgctatataagctctcatgataataataataataataacaagtcgcgtaaggcgaaaatacaacatttagtcaagtagctgtcgaacttacagaatgaaactgaacgcaatgcaatttttcagcaagaccgtatactcgtagcatcgtcagtccaccgctcatgctcgtggcaaaggcagtgaatttgacaagaagagcggtttagtagttgcgctgagaaagatagcacgcttttctatacctctcttcgtttaaactttctgagcgtgttttaatcgaaacatatcatatctatatgtttttggaatcaggaaccgacaaggaataagatgaaagtgtttttaaattgatttcgaaaatttaattttgataataatttttatatttttaattttcagagcttgtttttaatccaaatataacatatttatatgtttttggaatcagaaaatgatggagaatacgataaacgtaaatttggatcgttttataatgtttttttttttttttttacaattttcagatttttaatgaccaaagtcattaattaatttttaagccaccacgctaaaatgcaataccgaagtccgggcttcgtcgaagactacttgaccaatatttcaaccaatttggttgaaaaatgagagcgtgacagtgccgcctcaactttcacgaaaagccggatatgacgtcatcaaagacatttatcgaaaaaacgaaaaaaaaaaatcggggatatcaatccaaggaactctcatgtaaaatgtgataaagatcgatccagtagtttggtctgaatcgctctacacgcacgcacgcacacacacacacacacacacacacacacacacacacacacacacacacacacacacacacacacacacacatacaccacgaccctcttttcgattcctcctctatgttaaaacatttagtcaaaacttgactaaatgtaaaaattagatAGCATGACTAACCTACCTCCCTAAGAATATTTGCAATTGCCAATGAGCTTTGATCATATAAACTAAGAATGTCACAGACCTATGGGTAACCAAGCACCACTAACACCTACAcaaaaccaccaccccccccaaaaaaaaattcaacaacatTCGATTTTCGACTGAATCATTCAGGTACGAATACGTTTTCctttcaaacattgtttttatcatgtttcgTAAGAAATCACTCGATTTATAGCAGTTTCATTCTCAAAAGTGATGTACGTTACTATTTGGATGACGACCATGCACACTTTACCCGTGGGGCTGGGCTCGTCCATCTCGCACGTAGGTGTGAAAGTCCTGTTGTCATTGATAGATCATATGCAAATGACCAAGGGAGACTAGTTAGGTCACGCTTGTCACAACATCTCGGCAAAACGAGAACGTTTTATATTGGTTATAAGtaatttttctttacacaaaatcaacaaatcgTGTCGATTTTCACAAATCACAGACAAAGCATGCATTGCAAgcaattttttaaatattatttTAGACTTAGTAGACTGTGTGAACCTCGAAATCGATCTTTGGCGGCCATCTTACATTTACCGCGGACTGTACGACCGTTTGACTGACCGATACCGAATTTACACAAGGATAATAACGTACATCTCGCATCACTTTTCCAAGCGAAATGAACGAAGTTGGCAGCTCCGTCGAGctcatttttggtctcattaaacactgcattcatttcctgtctggtttgtatgaaGGATTTACCGGTCGCGCACGTGTTCGGAGTACAGTTCTTACAAAACCGAAAGCACCCAATATCGCGTAACgcttttttctccagaatgacTAGGTAAGGTTGGAATTACAAGTCCGTTATTCATTGCTTACGGCATAAATTTGCCACCATGTTATACCAAAACGTTCGTCCATTCATCCTCTTTCATCCAACACAAAAATGTTCTTTGCAAAAAAAGTTTATTAGAAGCAGGAGCCTGCCAAATAATTCAAGCgggctctttccttctttcgacgccatgacagattcttggccatatACGCTTATAAACTAACCCGCACACGTGTAAATCCACGCGTATACATGCACACGCAACCCGATTTAcatgagaaaaataaagaaaacaacaaagaatacacataatctgctggggtgaaaagagctgagtgaagattatgagttggccgaagcggtgagagagagagagagagagagagagagagagagagagagagagagagagagagagagagagagagagagagagagagagagagagagagagagaaagagagagacagagagagtgtgttggggtggcaacatcaacaagcaagacagggatagattagataaattcatcaggaaagcaagtggggtggtagggaggaagcaggacagtttcacatcaacacatgaacgacgactgactgacaaggtacagaagattttggctgacgactcgcacccactcagaccggaatttgacagtagacggacagacaggagcaacagattcagacaaccaaccgcaagatccacacgctacagaaattcgttcattccatctgcaattcacatcttcaattctcaggtggggcggtagatgctggtgttgtcgctctgatgcacggggtcagtgttctgtattgtttcagtattgttgattttgttttgcattctactctcttagacaatatgtgataaccggcaaggtgctgactttcttttgtgcattgttgatggtgaatgcatgttaatttatttttaatatactttcttatgtgataaccaatgtgctatattttctcaggacaaagaacaaatgtttattttgaatgttttatgtatgttattattacggacacaaacgctcagcaatgtaatttctcttttagagattaataaagttattgtattgtattgtattgtattgtagagacagacagagacagacagacatacattgTCAGGAcgcaacacacagacagagaaaacaaGCGGCAAGAAAACGAACACTTAATTGCTGGCATCGCCCACCACAAAAAGGACATGGGGCTGGTCGGACAGACTCTCAGGGCCCACAGAGAAGTTCCCGTTCCAGTCCGTCAACTTCACCGCCGTCATGAAGCTCTGTGTGACCGTGATCTTGTGGAGGTTCTCCAGACCTGTACATCAAAAGGATTCCTTAACAAAACACGACGTACCATGGACTTCTGTGAGCTCCCACGCCATTTCATTTATAACCTCTGAGTGCTTAGGACCATATGGAGGTTATCCGGACACTCACACATAACAGAATGTGTCTGCGTAGTACTATGACGATTTTCTGTCCAGCATACTTCAGCCTGTACTGAAATAACAACACAGCGTGTAGCTTCATAAATGACCAAATCTAACACACATAACTAATAGCACACACCTCATACTAGACCCTTTACTCCACACGCGGAACAACACAGTCGTGGACGTGACAGTGAATAATAAacactcttcttcttccttgttcatgggctgaaactaccACGTTCACTCCTGTTttcgcacgagtggatttgtacgtgtatgaccgtttttaccccgccattatggcagccatacgccgctttcggggaaagcaTGCCGGGTATTTTTGtgcttctataacccaccgaactctgacatggattacatgatcttttccgtgcgcacttggtcttgtgcttgcgtgtacacacgaagggggatacggcactagcaggtctgcacataagttgacctgggagatcggacaaatctccaccatGAATTAACCCACAAGGCTGCCGCGGCCTGGACttgaacacacgaccttccAATTAGGAAGCCGAGTTCTTATCCACAAGGCCACTTCGCCCTGTGAAATATACACACTTCCTTCGTGCCGCACATGCTGAAGAACACACACTACTGTCTTATTAACCGTTTATATTACAAACTGAACCAACACTCTTCACACTAAGTAACACACTGAACATATTATGTACACTGGAGCACACGAccaacacacaaacccacataCACTTAACATTCAcatttccaaaataataaaccGCAAACTGTTCATGATAAAACAAGAGAAAGGCAAAGCTTTCGCACTGAACCATCCAACTCGCAATCCTTGCTACCAACGCCAGCTACCCTGTACTGACTCCAGTCCCTGTAGCAATCCACACTGCCGTCCTGACGTCTCACGATGACCTGAAATCAACACAGTCATGTCTGGTAGTGGTAAAggttgtggtgttgtgttgttgattGTGTTTATTGCTGTCATTATGCCTGTGTTGGTAAGTGTAAGTGTTAGTGTAagagttagtttgtgtgtgtgtgtgtgtgtgtgtgtgtgtatgtgagtgtgtgtatgtgtgcgtgtgagtgtgtgagggtgtgtgtgtgtgtgtgtgtgtgtgtgtgtatgtgtgtgtgtgtgtgtgtgtgtgtgtgtgtgtgtgtgcgcatgtgtatgtgtgtccgtgtaATAAAAGTTAAACGTTCTGACAATTTTCAATTTAAttgtaacaagaggcgaagccttcaaggctcacgtaagaaatcgacaaacagtaacacaaactcaatcactccgtcacacatacacacacacacacacacacacacacacacacacacacacacacacacatacacacacacacacagtaagcataggtgaaactgtgcaagaaagcgagaccctggatctgccaagtagtctcggcccgctcacaataacaatgaccgagactttcagtaattcctttgcgtgacgtctaaccctcttacgtcataatgtgacgtcttcaaatagtttctatcacacacgtcgaacacttttgaccgagactgacgtaatccatagactcggaaatgttaaagtttctatcacacacacacacacacacacacacgcacgcacgcacgcacgcacgcacagacagacaaagtttatcatcgcataggctacacttacgtgagccaaaaatgaataTCAGGTCATAAATCAAATTCAGAGCTGAATAACTGTTGAGTTTCTTTCTCCGGAATacaatgtagtgtgtgtgtgcgtgcgtgcgtgtgtgtgtgtgtgcgtgcgtgtgtgtgtgtgtgtgtgtgtgtgtgtgtgtgtgtgtgtgtgtgtgtgtgtgtgtgtgtgagcgtgtatgcgtgtgtgtgcgtgtttgtggaTCTTGCTGCTTGAGAACATTTAAATCAACGTATTTTAGTTAAAATTCAATATATCTGATGTAGTGACTGCTGAACATTTATTTACGGAAATTTGATGTATCACCTTtgtctaaaacacacacacacacacacacacacacacacacacgcacgcacacacacacacacacacacacacacacacacacactcacacacacacacacacacacacacacacacacaaacacgcacactcacacgcacagtcacagagacacagacaccccacacacacacacacacacacacacacacacacacattctaaaACACGATATGTGACAGAGACACGCGAAAGACAATCCAAAGTCTATGCATTGTCAAGGAGTGTATAAAAAGCTCATCATACATCACATATCTACATAAATCAACAGAGTAAAAGAGGCACACACATTAGTTATTCGGATTACAATCTATACTGTTTAGGTAGGGAGTTGTAAATCTGTCACCAGCCAAACACGCACTCCGTTTTTCATATTGAAAAGTGCGCgcgcggcgcgcgtgtgtgtgtgtgtgtgtgtgtgtgtgtgtgtgtgtgtgtgtgtgtgtgtgtgtgtgtgtgtgtgtatctgtatgtgtgtgtgtggatgtgtgtgtgtgtgtgtgtgtgtgagtgtgtgcgtgtatgtttgtttgtgtgtgtgtgtgtgtgtgtagtgtgtgtgtgtgtgtgtgtgtgtagtggtgtgtgtgtgtatgtgtgcgtgtgtgtatgtgtgcgtgtgtgtgtgtgtgtgtgtgtgtgtgtgtgtgtgtgtgtgtgtgtgtgtgtgtgtgtgtgtgtgtgagtttgtgatCATTAGTATTGGCACGGTCCGACAAGTGAGCATTCAACATCAAAATTCGCATACTAAAGCATCCTCTTTACATGCTTTAAACTAAAACATACAGCATGCTTTACTGTCAATTGCGACAAGGCTGGCATTGCATAACAGAGTCTCAAGATAAGGTTAGTATTTCAAAATAGTGTATTTTCTGcatttacattttgttgttgtccacaTTGTTCTTCAAATTTTTCTTTATGCAGAGTCAAAGAGTAACGCCATGGCCAAAATTataaaaacattttatttttacaaaacaattttaCATCACCGAAAGTTtaaagacaaaacgctacaTACGAGTATTACGCTTAATGGGCAACGTTTTTTTCCGAAAATGCGtgaaggcttctaaaatttgacAATTTTTGTGAAATCGGAATCAGCAAGTGATAAGGAATAATCAAATATAAATTTATGTTTTTTTCCTCGAAGAATAAAGAAAGCGGCTATTTGACGGCAAGGGACCAATTAAAAATCACAATagtcaaaactttgcaactgTTACCAACCAGAAGAAATTCAAATTAAGTATGTACccagaacatgttgttttgtttagctagcttgcgtatGTCGTGTTCTATGCtgttcctactgatgcaggtgtcgaacgcatgagcggtcaaaaacgggaatGTTAGCgtctgttttggtttttgttatGATAAAAAGCGCTTGCTGTTTGTCAACAATGACTTGATGCATTGCGAGACGTATTTAGAGTAAATGTGGTCACCCTTGGCTGAGCATCGCTGTGGTACAGATATCATCCTTAAAAAATTTAGCGTCTTTAAAGGCCTAGCAAAGTGGCGTCAGTCATTATACGCAAAGACAACTTTGACAGTacctgtatcaatcatttgtctGTAGAAGGGCGAAGTCATGAATGATTTGGACACtagtgaacaatcctatgacgggTTTAAAAACTTTGTTCAGATCAATTGTCAACAACCGAACGAATACCTGCAACAATCGAAACAATTACCCCAAGTAAGTTTAGTATGTAGGCAAAgttttctgaaagtttcaaagcaattcaCCAATTAAGTCATTGCTGACATACAGCACTTTTTGTTATAATACCCCTcaaaattgacgcaaaaactcgCGTTTTTGACAcatgcatcagtaggaatatcATAGAACACGAAATGCacaagctagctaaacaaaacaacatgttatTGGCAGATACTTGACTTGAATCTCGTCTCGTTATTTTAATGCCCAACTTCGCCTTACTGATGCTCTGTCCccggtttacagaacgatgaaatctttcacaaaataagcaattccaaccttatggaacacacttgcaatagcttttaacagcattaaatgacacagttcgtttgaatggctatttagaatgcgtaaaccacacaccagtttttgtggtttacccccccccccccccaccttgtgGGCTTGGAGCCGAATGGTTCATCGCGGTTTTAGAGATATATTTCAATTTCTATATGTGCAGGACAACGACAGAATCACAAGAACTGTTGGGATTGTATTCACAGGAGTGGAGTGGAACGATGTGCATCAGAAAAGAGGAAAACAAGACGACAAATACATAAAGATAACCAAAGAAAAAACCGACGCCTTCCTTTGGGTTTGCAGTACTACACCGGCGTGCCCTCCTTCAACCCCCCAACACAGTTGACATTTACATATAGAAGTTGTCTATGCAGAAAAATCGGAACACATTATTTTGAATGTGGCTTTAAACTACCGATATATTATTTTACgacttggcgttgcacatcgtGTGTAGGTTTGTAACCAAAGGTGACGTTCAGTATTTTGACTTGTACAAGTTAAACATCAGTGCTACTTAAGTGTTGAATTTGTATCGGTTTCTTTCCCTTCATTGAAAATGGAGAGCAATACTGTGATTTCTGTGAAAGGCAATACATCGGAATCTATCAATGATTTGTCCCTTGATGGGTTTGCTGGTGTAATAGAGTCTATCAATATGGGCAATGTAAGCGTGGCAAGATTTGCTCCACCCTTTATATTGGCCCTTGGTACATTTGGTAATCTCATGATAATAATCATGTTCAGTAAACAAAATTCAGCTTCATCTCTCAATCTGTTCTTCAAGGCACTGGCTGTTTCTGACCTTTGTTTACTCTACACTGGACTCTTCCCATGGTGGATCAAGCAGGTGTCTTCTTTTGATTTGTTAGTGACACACACTGTGATGTGCAAATTGTTGACCGTCTTGTTTAACACAGCAGGGGTTGTATCTGTCTGGCTTCTTGTGGCGATGACTGTACAACGAGCAGTGTCTGTTGTCTGGCCTCACAAAGTGAACATGTTATGTACGCCAAGGAACGCTAAATATTATTTGCTTGGCATTacgatttgttttattttgatcaattctcattttctgtttggaCAAATACTTCGCCAAAATGGCAACAGTTCAAATGCGCAATGCACACTCAACTACGATTCAGCAGAGTATAATTTTTTTATGTACAAAGTTTGGTCATGGATTGATACATTAATGTATTCACTTCTCCCATGTGTTATTCTTATCGTCAGTAACTCTGTCCTTGTGTGGAAGGTCAGTGAGTCTGTCCGTAATGCCCGTGTTACCCTGGCACAGGGTCAGTCTGATCAGCTAAGAGCACGAGAAAAAAAAGCGTCGTCGTTGACAGTGACTCTGGTTGCCATATCTCTGGCTTTCTTTTTGCTGTCAACACCCTTGTCCTTACTCTTTATAATCGCTCCTTACACTTCATTGGACATAACGGTCAACCCACTTGGAGTAGCAGTCCTCAACTTTATGTATGTGCTTCTAAACCTTTTTTGGTATATTAATAGTGCACTCAATTTTTATCTCTACTGTTTAACAGGGACAAAATTCAGAAATGATTTTCGATTGTTGCTGTGTTGTAGAAATGAGCAATCGTCCGTATTATCACTGAATACTCAAATATCTGAAACTTACACAAGCAAAGTTCAAAATGAAACAGAGTTTTAGAGATAATTGCCATTTCATGATTGGGTTAACCATGACTTTTATTAACACGTGACCCTCTTCAAAACATCAGAGCAAAAATCTTTCATTTTAAAACCTCAGTTCAGTTATT
Coding sequences:
- the LOC138957637 gene encoding G-protein coupled receptor daf-37-like, which translates into the protein MESNTVISVKGNTSESINDLSLDGFAGVIESINMGNVSVARFAPPFILALGTFGNLMIIIMFSKQNSASSLNLFFKALAVSDLCLLYTGLFPWWIKQVSSFDLLVTHTVMCKLLTVLFNTAGVVSVWLLVAMTVQRAVSVVWPHKVNMLCTPRNAKYYLLGITICFILINSHFLFGQILRQNGNSSNAQCTLNYDSAEYNFFMYKVWSWIDTLMYSLLPCVILIVSNSVLVWKVSESVRNARVTLAQGQSDQLRAREKKASSLTVTLVAISLAFFLLSTPLSLLFIIAPYTSLDITVNPLGVAVLNFMYVLLNLFWYINSALNFYLYCLTGTKFRNDFRLLLCCRNEQSSVLSLNTQISETYTSKVQNETEF